The genomic stretch GGCAACTACTGGCATCACTGGATGCAGAAGAACAGCAACAGCTGAATGTGTTGCTCAAGAAATTACTGGCCGGTTTGCCACAGCAATAAAAAATCCGCCCGTTTGGGCGGATTTTTAAGCGTACGGTGGTTACACCGCACCTGTCGCACTGGGTGCGATTAGAAACGGTAGCCTACGCCAACGTTCCAACTGCCCACGTCAACGCTGCGGATGCGGCTCTGTTCGTAGCCAACATCAAAGGCAACGTTCTGAACCGGGTTGAACTGCAGGCCGGCACCATATACAAAACCAGCATCGCTGGTGCGGTTGTTGGAAGAACCGTCAGTGTTGTTAAAGGTGAACTTGCCAGCGCTCACACCCACCAGACCGTAGATGCTTGCCCAGTCATTGAAGCGGAAAGACGGACCCGCGCTGAAACCGTAGTACTGGTTCTTGTTGTAGGTGGAGTCAATAGTCTGGCTGTCTTGCAGGTAAGTGAAAGAACCTACCACGCCCAGTTGGCTATTATCGAACTCGTAACGGTACTTCAGGTTGAAGCCTGGCAGTTTGTTCTGCACGCTCTGAGCGTCGCCCTGAGCATAACCCAGAGTAACAGTACTTTCACCAGCGACAGCAGAACCAGCGCTTACAGCCAAAACACAAGCTAAAGCGGAAAGACACGCGATTTTTTTCATAATATGCCTCGAATTTATCTTACCAAAGAAGATTTAAGCGAGGTAAATATAACAAAAAATTAGGGCACATGCTGCCTGGTTATTATTTTTCAATTAGGGTAAACATGTAACAATTTTTTTCAAAAACGAGTTAATTGACTGTTTTAAAACAAAAAACAAAGTTCAATTTTGCATGAAAAAATAAATAACAGGCCGCGCTTTGATGCAGAGTTTTCTTAATTTTTTGATTAATTTTCAGGCTGATTTTATATCAAAAAAAAGATTTTCAAAGTGAGAGTAAATTAAGGTCAACAAGAGTAAACTAAGCGAGAATAATTTGTTCATTTATTGCCTGCTTTTTCCGTATTGCCCCACTGAATGTTAAGGCCCTGCAATGACCTTGATTTCCGCATTAAAAAACTCTGTTCTGTTGCCGGTATTACTGCTAATCATCGCCATGCTGTCCATCCAGACGGGGTCCGCATTAGCCAAAACCGTCTTTCCACTGATCGGCGCATCCGGCATGACGGTGCTGCGTCTGGCGATAGGCTCGCTGATTTTACTGATAGCGTTCAGACCCTGGCGACTACGCACAGCTTCCAACCGGTTGCCATTGTTGATTTATGGCATCACGCTGGGCGGCATGAACTATCTGTTTTATCTGGCGGTGCGCACCGTACCGCTGGGTATTGCCGTAGCGTTGGAATTCACCGGGCCACTGGCGGTAGCAATACTGGCCTCACGCCGGGTGCTGGATTTCGTGTGGATAGCGCTAGCCGCCGCCGGGCTGTGGCTGCTGTTACCGCTCGGCCAGCACGTCAATAATGTCGATCTCACCGGTGCGGCTTTCGCCGTGGGCGCAGGGGCCTGCTGGGCAGGCTACATCCTGTTTGGCCAAAAAGCGGGTGCCAGCCACGGTGCCGGTACTG from Dickeya zeae NCPPB 2538 encodes the following:
- the ompX gene encoding outer membrane protein OmpX; this translates as MKKIACLSALACVLAVSAGSAVAGESTVTLGYAQGDAQSVQNKLPGFNLKYRYEFDNSQLGVVGSFTYLQDSQTIDSTYNKNQYYGFSAGPSFRFNDWASIYGLVGVSAGKFTFNNTDGSSNNRTSDAGFVYGAGLQFNPVQNVAFDVGYEQSRIRSVDVGSWNVGVGYRF
- the rhtA gene encoding threonine/homoserine exporter RhtA, which codes for MTLISALKNSVLLPVLLLIIAMLSIQTGSALAKTVFPLIGASGMTVLRLAIGSLILLIAFRPWRLRTASNRLPLLIYGITLGGMNYLFYLAVRTVPLGIAVALEFTGPLAVAILASRRVLDFVWIALAAAGLWLLLPLGQHVNNVDLTGAAFAVGAGACWAGYILFGQKAGASHGAGTVAMGSLIAALVYCPIGLLFSDISSLLSMKILPIGIAVAVLSTALPYTLEMMALTRLPTRTFSTLMSLEPAVAALSGILFLNEHLTLTQWLALAFIIIASLGTTLSVKTRSASATS